A genomic region of Cannabis sativa cultivar Pink pepper isolate KNU-18-1 chromosome 1, ASM2916894v1, whole genome shotgun sequence contains the following coding sequences:
- the LOC115708005 gene encoding putative disease resistance RPP13-like protein 1 isoform X1: protein MDLDLYNSQTLKVLEEFLAGTTTVNLDDFQKTYDVYISFRGTDDRCNFTGHLYAALMKSGIETYLHNRVDTTEEFSKAVMDIIGQSKFCIVLFSENYASSWWCLNELVHIQECMEKRNLIVLPVFYYVNPSDVRGQKRSYEDAFVKNAERFDKDQIKKWRVALTTAATQFGWDATNTKNEAELVDEIVNFIRRKMDEAIIDLNKRKSGPPVSVSVDFLLKKISSGVVRFLRGKNDSDFSRLLHKIETTFLSLNQVLGDAELKQIRNASVEKWLDKLQDVVEDAEVFFEEIEYDALKLKVELESDADDSKVAKFLSRFNLTRQKRKSDLEKILEQLDVFENQKYILNLRGDVENIQSERLPSKSFINSYEIYGRDDEMNILKGMLLLDKVGSEKISVIPIVGMSGIGKTTLTEVVFNNDEVNKHFELKAWVCVSEELDVCKVTQNILVALTRNACAVEDLIVLQEEVQELLNKKKFLLVLDDVWNTEFWDKIRLLFEVGAQGSKIIITTSNMEVASIVGTTGPHHLELLKEKACFELFVKLVSDNEGFTTTDSYLGSIAKELLKKCRGLPLAVRAIASLLRCTSVKEWEKIADSDVLDLSLKDKYILPCLGLSYYYLPSHLKRCFLYCSMFPRNYGFVKDELVLLWMVDNILEHSGGNRNIKEVGYEYFDDLVARSFFQPAACRFETKGVFVVHDLMAELAAFVSKNKFIYVKENMMYDIGQIRQIRHIAIDVFVNRCDFHETCKLISKAAYLRTLVHVNKNPFLSNSYLQDDVLKDFMKLGHLRYLSLAGYENVVELPESVGELRHLRHLDLSHTSIKELPESMCLLYNLQILNLSHCMHLTKLPENLHHLISLRSLYISKCRVCTLPPLGQLPALLTLSIKGCDAIEKVGLDFYGTSSSKLFPLLESLTFKKMKNWKEWSMPKENVESFSKLKSLTIHECERLAGDLPCILPSLKELEISYCPMIASPLPVLPNVSRVSVMQCAKIVGFKSCSNLEDLCLKNCYKLHFPLTSNYKSLQKLSVENISSSFKLLPLDSLPNIMNVRVCNCENLESFSLLNSLNSLYTLSIEECPNFTLLPDSNLDCPILTKLVIYSCDKLRFLPEKLPNLLPSLMVLVIDDCPELESIARSGLPFSLRELTIRNCNKLIASRKNWNLQILPSLGSFCIGDYECDDMESFLEQGSLPTSLTSLTIEDVAYLKTLDENGFQELKSLKELHMSRCPKLQSLPVKGLPPSFNGLLPPSFETFFMNDCPLLEANYEWEEGNDLGGKICCIPVKPQESQALEPSSLELVSTKNTKGLGRAPTEIYVVKVHCELDGHPDDGFSWKQYGQKNILGAKYPRGYYRCTYRHSKGCLAKKILQRLDDDPRMVEVKYSGKHTCTNDVGHVIGSSTDDHTFSPMSSITADDLVYWDDLL from the exons ATGGATCTTGATCTTTATAACTCCCAGACTCTGAAGGTCTTAGAAGAG TTTCTTGCTGGGACAACAACGGTTAATCTCGATGATTTTCAAAAGACATATGATGTTTACATTAGTTTTAGAGGAACAGATGATCGATGTAATTTCACTGGTCATCTCTATGCTGCATTGATGAAGAGTGGAATTGAAACCTACCTTCATAATAGGGTTGATACAACAGAGGAGTTCTCCAAGGCTGTTATGGATATCATCGGCCAGTCTAAGTTCTGTATAGTTTTGTTCTCTGAAAATTATGCATCTTCGTGGTGGTGCTTGAATGAGCTGGTGCATATTCAGGAATGCATGGAAAAGAGGAATCTTATCGTTTTACCTGTTTTTTACTATGTCAATCCAAGTGATGTGCGAGGTCAGAAGAGAAGTTATGAAGATGCATTTGTGAAGAATGCAGAACGTTTTGATAAAGATCAGATCAAGAAATGGAGGGTTGCTTTAACCACAGCAGCTACCCAATTTGGATGGGATGCAACCAATACCAA GAATGAAGCTGAGTTAGTTGATGAAATTGTCAATTTCATAAGAAGGAAAATGGACGAAGCTATTATAGATCTCAACAAGCGAAAGAGTGGCCCTCCTGTCTCTGTTTCAGTTGATTTTTTGCTCAAGAAGATCTCTTCTGGTGTAGTGAGATTTTTGAGGGGAAAGAATGACTCCGATTTTAGTAGGCTTCTTCACAAAATAGAGACTACCTTCCTCTCTCTTAATCAGGTGCTTGGAGACGCTGAGCTGAAGCAGATTAGAAACGCTAGTGTTGAGAAGTGGTTGGACAAGCTTCAAGATGTTGTTGAAGATGCAGAGGTTTTCTTTGAGGAAATTGAGTATGATGCACTAAAACTTAAGGTGGAATTGGAGTCGGATGCCGATGATTCCAAGGTAGCTAAATTTTTATCCAGATTTAACTTGACTAGGCAAAAAAGAAAGTCAGATTTGGAGAAGATTCTAGAGCAGTTGGATGTTTTTGAGAACCAAAAGTACATCCTTAATTTGCGAGGAGATGTTGAGAATATCCAATCAGAGAGACTACCTTCAAAATCGTTCATAAATAGTTATGAGATTTATGGCCGAGATGATGAGATGAACATTTTGAAAGGGATGTTGCTGTTAGATAAGGTGGGTAGTGAAAAAATAAGTGTGATTCCGATTGTAGGCATGAGTGGAATCGGCAAAACTACTCTCACTGAAGTTGTTTTTAATAATGATGAAGTTAACAAGCATTTTGAACTCAAGGCATGGGTTTGTGTCTCAGAAGAACTTGATGTTTGTAAGGTAACACAAAATATTCTTGTAGCATTGACTAGAAATGCTTGTGCTGTTGAGGACTTAATTGTGTTGCAAGAAGAGGTACAAgaattattgaataaaaaaaagtttttattaGTTTTGGATGATGTCTGGAATACAGAGTTTTGGGATAAAATAAGGTTGCTTTTTGAAGTTGGTGCACAAGGTAGCAAGATAATAATCACAACAAGTAACATGGAAGTTGCGTCAATCGTTGGAACGACTGGACCTCACCACCTTGAGCTTCTAAAGGAAAAAGCTTGTTTCGAGTTGTTTGTCAAGCTTGTATCCGACAATGAAGGGTTTACCACAACAGATTCATACTTGGGAAGTATTGCTAAAGAACTTCTTAAGAAATGTAGAGGCTTGCCATTGGCCGTGAGGGCTATTGCAAGCTTATTGCGTTGTACAAGTGTGAAAGAATGGGAAAAAATAGCTGACAGTGATGTTTTGGATTTATCCCTTAAAGATAAATATATTCTTCCTTGTTTGGGattaagttattattatttgccATCACACTTGAAACGATGCTTTCTTTATTGTTCTATGTTTCCTAGAAATTATGGATTTGTTAAGGATGAGTTGGTCTTACTTTGGATGGTTGATAATATATTGGAGCATTCAGGTGGAAATAGGAATATAAAAGAGGTGGGGTATGAATATTTTGATGATTTAGTGGCTCGATCTTTTTTTCAACCTGCAGCATGTAGATTCGAAACTAAAGGTGTTTTTGTAGTGCATGATCTTATGGCTGAGTTGGCTGCTTTTGTATCTAAAAACAAGTTCATTTATGTGAAGGAAAACATGATGTATGATATTGGACAAATCAGGCAAATAAGACACATAGCAATTGATGTGTTCGTCAATCGTTGTGATTTTCATGAGACATGCAAATTAATTTCTAAAGCAGCTTATTTGCGTACACTTGTACATGTCAACAAAAATCCATTCCTTTCAAATTCGTATTTACAAGATGATGTGTTGAAAGATTTCATGAAGTTGGGGCATTTAAGGTATTTATCTTTAGCAGGTTACGAAAATGTTGTTGAATTGCCGGAGTCAGTAGGTGAATTAAGGCATCTTCGCCACTTGGATCTCTCCCACACTTCAATCAAAGAGTTGCCCGAATCTATGTGTTTGTTGTACAATCTACAGATATTAAACTTGTCTCACTGTATGCACCTGACCAAACTGCCAGAAAATTTACACCATCTCATTAGTCTGAGAAGTCTCTACATAAGCAAGTGTCGCGTGTGTACCTTACCACCACTTGGGCAACTACCTGCTCTATTAACTCTTTCAATTAAAGGGTGTGACGCAATAGAGAAGGTGGGTCTCGATTTTTATGGGACCAGTTCTTCCAAATTGTTCCCATTGTTGGAGTCATTGACATTCAAAAAGATGAAAAACTGGAAGGAATGGTCAATGCCAAAAGAAAATGTGGAatcattttcaaagcttaaatcGCTTACTATACACGAGTGTGAGCGGCTGGCGGGAGATTTGCCTTGCATCCTTCCATCTTTAAAAGAGTTGGAAATTTCATATTGTCCGATGATTGCTTCTCCACTCCCAGTGTTGCCAAATGTCTCTAGAGTGTCGGTCATGCAATGTGCAAAGATTGTGGGATTCAAGTCATGTAGTAATTTGGAAGACTTATGTTTAAAGAATTGCTACAAATTACACTTTCCATTGACCTCTAATTACAAATCCCTCCAAAAGCTTTCTGTTGAAAATATCTCTAGCTCCTTCAAATTGCTTCCTCTAGATTCCTTGCCCAACATTATGAATGTCAGAGTTTGTAATTGTGAAAATTTAGAGTCTTTCTCATTGTTAAACAGCTTGAACTCTCTCTATACTCTTTCTATCGAAGAATGTCCTAATTTCACATTATTGCCCGATAGCAACCTTGATTGTCCAATTCTTACTAAACTTGTCATCTATTCTTGTGACAAACTAAGATTTTTGCCTGAAAAACTGCCCAATCTTCTTCCTTCTTTAATGGTACTGGTTATAGATGATTGTCCAGAGTTGGAATCAATTGCTAGATCTGGGTTGCCTTTCAGTTTGCGCGAGCTCACTATAAGAAACTGCAACAAGTTAATTGCGTCTCGAAAGAATTGGAATTTACAAATACTTCCTAGTCTGGGAAGCTTTTGCATTGGAGATTATGAATGTGATGATATGGAGTCCTTTTTGGAGCAAGGGTCATTGCCAACTAGTCTTACCTCCCTTACAATCGAGGATGTTGCTTATCTTAAAACCTTAGATGAAAATGGGTTTCAGGAACTCAAATCCTTGAAAGAACTACACATGTCTAGGTGCCCCAAGCTGCAATCACTGCCGGTAAAAGGGTTGCCACCTTCTTTTAATGGCTTACTGCCACCTTCCTTTGAAACTTTCTTCATGAATGATTGCCCTTTATTGGAAGCAAATTACGAGTGGGAGGAAGGTAACGATTTGGGTGGGAAGATTTGTTGCATCCCTGTAAAACCACAAGAAAGCCAAGCCTTGGAACCATCAAGTTTAGAACTAGTGTCTACCAAGAATACTAAGGGTTTGGGCAGGGCTCCAACTGAGATTTATGTTGTCAAAGTTCATTGTG aactAGATGGGCATCCTGATGATGGGTTTAGCTGGAAACAATATGGTCAAAAGAATATTCTTGGAGCCAAATATCCCAG GGGCTATTACAGATGCACTTATAGGCATAGTAAAGGATGTCTCGCAAAAAAGATCCTTCAACGATTAGATGATGACCCTAGGATGGTAGAAGTCAAATACAGTGGAAAGCACACGTGCACCAATGATGTGGGTCACGTGATTGGAAGTAGTACTGATGATCACACTTTCAGTCCCATGTCAAGCATCACCGCTGATGACTTAGTCTATTGGGATGACCTACTATAA
- the LOC115708005 gene encoding putative disease resistance RPP13-like protein 1 isoform X2: MDLDLYNSQTLKVLEEFLAGTTTVNLDDFQKTYDVYISFRGTDDRCNFTGHLYAALMKSGIETYLHNRVDTTEEFSKAVMDIIGQSKFCIVLFSENYASSWWCLNELVHIQECMEKRNLIVLPVFYYVNPSDVRGQKRSYEDAFVKNAERFDKDQIKKWRVALTTAATQFGWDATNTKNEAELVDEIVNFIRRKMDEAIIDLNKRKSGPPVSVSVDFLLKKISSGVVRFLRGKNDSDFSRLLHKIETTFLSLNQVLGDAELKQIRNASVEKWLDKLQDVVEDAEVFFEEIEYDALKLKVELESDADDSKVAKFLSRFNLTRQKRKSDLEKILEQLDVFENQKYILNLRGDVENIQSERLPSKSFINSYEIYGRDDEMNILKGMLLLDKVGSEKISVIPIVGMSGIGKTTLTEVVFNNDEVNKHFELKAWVCVSEELDVCKVTQNILVALTRNACAVEDLIVLQEEVQELLNKKKFLLVLDDVWNTEFWDKIRLLFEVGAQGSKIIITTSNMEVASIVGTTGPHHLELLKEKACFELFVKLVSDNEGFTTTDSYLGSIAKELLKKCRGLPLAVRAIASLLRCTSVKEWEKIADSDVLDLSLKDKYILPCLGLSYYYLPSHLKRCFLYCSMFPRNYGFVKDELVLLWMVDNILEHSGGNRNIKEVGYEYFDDLVARSFFQPAACRFETKGVFVVHDLMAELAAFVSKNKFIYVKENMMYDIGQIRQIRHIAIDVFVNRCDFHETCKLISKAAYLRTLVHVNKNPFLSNSYLQDDVLKDFMKLGHLRYLSLAGYENVVELPESVGELRHLRHLDLSHTSIKELPESMCLLYNLQILNLSHCMHLTKLPENLHHLISLRSLYISKCRVCTLPPLGQLPALLTLSIKGCDAIEKVGLDFYGTSSSKLFPLLESLTFKKMKNWKEWSMPKENVESFSKLKSLTIHECERLAGDLPCILPSLKELEISYCPMIASPLPVLPNVSRVSVMQCAKIVGFKSCSNLEDLCLKNCYKLHFPLTSNYKSLQKLSVENISSSFKLLPLDSLPNIMNVRVCNCENLESFSLLNSLNSLYTLSIEECPNFTLLPDSNLDCPILTKLVIYSCDKLRFLPEKLPNLLPSLMVLVIDDCPELESIARSGLPFSLRELTIRNCNKLIASRKNWNLQILPSLGSFCIGDYECDDMESFLEQGSLPTSLTSLTIEDVAYLKTLDENGFQELKSLKELHMSRCPKLQSLPVKGLPPSFNGLLPPSFETFFMNDCPLLEANYEWEEGNDLGGKICCIPVKPQESQALEPSSLELVSTKNTKGLGRAPTEIYVVKVHCDGHPDDGFSWKQYGQKNILGAKYPRGYYRCTYRHSKGCLAKKILQRLDDDPRMVEVKYSGKHTCTNDVGHVIGSSTDDHTFSPMSSITADDLVYWDDLL, encoded by the exons ATGGATCTTGATCTTTATAACTCCCAGACTCTGAAGGTCTTAGAAGAG TTTCTTGCTGGGACAACAACGGTTAATCTCGATGATTTTCAAAAGACATATGATGTTTACATTAGTTTTAGAGGAACAGATGATCGATGTAATTTCACTGGTCATCTCTATGCTGCATTGATGAAGAGTGGAATTGAAACCTACCTTCATAATAGGGTTGATACAACAGAGGAGTTCTCCAAGGCTGTTATGGATATCATCGGCCAGTCTAAGTTCTGTATAGTTTTGTTCTCTGAAAATTATGCATCTTCGTGGTGGTGCTTGAATGAGCTGGTGCATATTCAGGAATGCATGGAAAAGAGGAATCTTATCGTTTTACCTGTTTTTTACTATGTCAATCCAAGTGATGTGCGAGGTCAGAAGAGAAGTTATGAAGATGCATTTGTGAAGAATGCAGAACGTTTTGATAAAGATCAGATCAAGAAATGGAGGGTTGCTTTAACCACAGCAGCTACCCAATTTGGATGGGATGCAACCAATACCAA GAATGAAGCTGAGTTAGTTGATGAAATTGTCAATTTCATAAGAAGGAAAATGGACGAAGCTATTATAGATCTCAACAAGCGAAAGAGTGGCCCTCCTGTCTCTGTTTCAGTTGATTTTTTGCTCAAGAAGATCTCTTCTGGTGTAGTGAGATTTTTGAGGGGAAAGAATGACTCCGATTTTAGTAGGCTTCTTCACAAAATAGAGACTACCTTCCTCTCTCTTAATCAGGTGCTTGGAGACGCTGAGCTGAAGCAGATTAGAAACGCTAGTGTTGAGAAGTGGTTGGACAAGCTTCAAGATGTTGTTGAAGATGCAGAGGTTTTCTTTGAGGAAATTGAGTATGATGCACTAAAACTTAAGGTGGAATTGGAGTCGGATGCCGATGATTCCAAGGTAGCTAAATTTTTATCCAGATTTAACTTGACTAGGCAAAAAAGAAAGTCAGATTTGGAGAAGATTCTAGAGCAGTTGGATGTTTTTGAGAACCAAAAGTACATCCTTAATTTGCGAGGAGATGTTGAGAATATCCAATCAGAGAGACTACCTTCAAAATCGTTCATAAATAGTTATGAGATTTATGGCCGAGATGATGAGATGAACATTTTGAAAGGGATGTTGCTGTTAGATAAGGTGGGTAGTGAAAAAATAAGTGTGATTCCGATTGTAGGCATGAGTGGAATCGGCAAAACTACTCTCACTGAAGTTGTTTTTAATAATGATGAAGTTAACAAGCATTTTGAACTCAAGGCATGGGTTTGTGTCTCAGAAGAACTTGATGTTTGTAAGGTAACACAAAATATTCTTGTAGCATTGACTAGAAATGCTTGTGCTGTTGAGGACTTAATTGTGTTGCAAGAAGAGGTACAAgaattattgaataaaaaaaagtttttattaGTTTTGGATGATGTCTGGAATACAGAGTTTTGGGATAAAATAAGGTTGCTTTTTGAAGTTGGTGCACAAGGTAGCAAGATAATAATCACAACAAGTAACATGGAAGTTGCGTCAATCGTTGGAACGACTGGACCTCACCACCTTGAGCTTCTAAAGGAAAAAGCTTGTTTCGAGTTGTTTGTCAAGCTTGTATCCGACAATGAAGGGTTTACCACAACAGATTCATACTTGGGAAGTATTGCTAAAGAACTTCTTAAGAAATGTAGAGGCTTGCCATTGGCCGTGAGGGCTATTGCAAGCTTATTGCGTTGTACAAGTGTGAAAGAATGGGAAAAAATAGCTGACAGTGATGTTTTGGATTTATCCCTTAAAGATAAATATATTCTTCCTTGTTTGGGattaagttattattatttgccATCACACTTGAAACGATGCTTTCTTTATTGTTCTATGTTTCCTAGAAATTATGGATTTGTTAAGGATGAGTTGGTCTTACTTTGGATGGTTGATAATATATTGGAGCATTCAGGTGGAAATAGGAATATAAAAGAGGTGGGGTATGAATATTTTGATGATTTAGTGGCTCGATCTTTTTTTCAACCTGCAGCATGTAGATTCGAAACTAAAGGTGTTTTTGTAGTGCATGATCTTATGGCTGAGTTGGCTGCTTTTGTATCTAAAAACAAGTTCATTTATGTGAAGGAAAACATGATGTATGATATTGGACAAATCAGGCAAATAAGACACATAGCAATTGATGTGTTCGTCAATCGTTGTGATTTTCATGAGACATGCAAATTAATTTCTAAAGCAGCTTATTTGCGTACACTTGTACATGTCAACAAAAATCCATTCCTTTCAAATTCGTATTTACAAGATGATGTGTTGAAAGATTTCATGAAGTTGGGGCATTTAAGGTATTTATCTTTAGCAGGTTACGAAAATGTTGTTGAATTGCCGGAGTCAGTAGGTGAATTAAGGCATCTTCGCCACTTGGATCTCTCCCACACTTCAATCAAAGAGTTGCCCGAATCTATGTGTTTGTTGTACAATCTACAGATATTAAACTTGTCTCACTGTATGCACCTGACCAAACTGCCAGAAAATTTACACCATCTCATTAGTCTGAGAAGTCTCTACATAAGCAAGTGTCGCGTGTGTACCTTACCACCACTTGGGCAACTACCTGCTCTATTAACTCTTTCAATTAAAGGGTGTGACGCAATAGAGAAGGTGGGTCTCGATTTTTATGGGACCAGTTCTTCCAAATTGTTCCCATTGTTGGAGTCATTGACATTCAAAAAGATGAAAAACTGGAAGGAATGGTCAATGCCAAAAGAAAATGTGGAatcattttcaaagcttaaatcGCTTACTATACACGAGTGTGAGCGGCTGGCGGGAGATTTGCCTTGCATCCTTCCATCTTTAAAAGAGTTGGAAATTTCATATTGTCCGATGATTGCTTCTCCACTCCCAGTGTTGCCAAATGTCTCTAGAGTGTCGGTCATGCAATGTGCAAAGATTGTGGGATTCAAGTCATGTAGTAATTTGGAAGACTTATGTTTAAAGAATTGCTACAAATTACACTTTCCATTGACCTCTAATTACAAATCCCTCCAAAAGCTTTCTGTTGAAAATATCTCTAGCTCCTTCAAATTGCTTCCTCTAGATTCCTTGCCCAACATTATGAATGTCAGAGTTTGTAATTGTGAAAATTTAGAGTCTTTCTCATTGTTAAACAGCTTGAACTCTCTCTATACTCTTTCTATCGAAGAATGTCCTAATTTCACATTATTGCCCGATAGCAACCTTGATTGTCCAATTCTTACTAAACTTGTCATCTATTCTTGTGACAAACTAAGATTTTTGCCTGAAAAACTGCCCAATCTTCTTCCTTCTTTAATGGTACTGGTTATAGATGATTGTCCAGAGTTGGAATCAATTGCTAGATCTGGGTTGCCTTTCAGTTTGCGCGAGCTCACTATAAGAAACTGCAACAAGTTAATTGCGTCTCGAAAGAATTGGAATTTACAAATACTTCCTAGTCTGGGAAGCTTTTGCATTGGAGATTATGAATGTGATGATATGGAGTCCTTTTTGGAGCAAGGGTCATTGCCAACTAGTCTTACCTCCCTTACAATCGAGGATGTTGCTTATCTTAAAACCTTAGATGAAAATGGGTTTCAGGAACTCAAATCCTTGAAAGAACTACACATGTCTAGGTGCCCCAAGCTGCAATCACTGCCGGTAAAAGGGTTGCCACCTTCTTTTAATGGCTTACTGCCACCTTCCTTTGAAACTTTCTTCATGAATGATTGCCCTTTATTGGAAGCAAATTACGAGTGGGAGGAAGGTAACGATTTGGGTGGGAAGATTTGTTGCATCCCTGTAAAACCACAAGAAAGCCAAGCCTTGGAACCATCAAGTTTAGAACTAGTGTCTACCAAGAATACTAAGGGTTTGGGCAGGGCTCCAACTGAGATTTATGTTGTCAAAGTTCATTGTG ATGGGCATCCTGATGATGGGTTTAGCTGGAAACAATATGGTCAAAAGAATATTCTTGGAGCCAAATATCCCAG GGGCTATTACAGATGCACTTATAGGCATAGTAAAGGATGTCTCGCAAAAAAGATCCTTCAACGATTAGATGATGACCCTAGGATGGTAGAAGTCAAATACAGTGGAAAGCACACGTGCACCAATGATGTGGGTCACGTGATTGGAAGTAGTACTGATGATCACACTTTCAGTCCCATGTCAAGCATCACCGCTGATGACTTAGTCTATTGGGATGACCTACTATAA